Proteins from a single region of Strix aluco isolate bStrAlu1 chromosome 5, bStrAlu1.hap1, whole genome shotgun sequence:
- the TMEM184B gene encoding transmembrane protein 184B isoform X1 has protein sequence MIVMSDVTAAPRLGSTATTPAVAPNFSWMPEDGGPTAVEQPVFLMTTAAQAISGFFVWTALLITCHQIYMHLRCYSCPNEQRYIVRILFIVPIYAFDSWLSLLFFTNDQYYVYFGTVRDCYEAFVIYNFLSLCYEYLGGESSIMSEIRGKPIESSCVYGTCCLWGKTYSIGFLRFCKQATLQFCVVKPLMAISTVILQAFGKYQDGDFDVTSGYLYVTIIYNISVSLALYALFLFYFATRELLSPYSPVLKFFMVKSVIFLSFWQGMLLAILEKCGAIPKIHSASVSVGEGTVAAGYQDFIICVEMFFAAIALRHAFTYKVYVDKRLDAQAVPSYGPYGRCAPMKSISSSLKETMNPHDIVQDAIHNFSPAYQQYTQQSTLEHGPPWRNGSHVISRSHSCSGARDNEKTLLLSSDDEF, from the exons ATGATAGTGATGAGTGACGTCACTGCAGCCCCCAGATTGGGGTCAACTGCCACCACTCCAGCTGTGGCTCCCAACTTCTCCTGGATGCCGGAGGATGGCGGCCCCACAGCTGTGGAGCAGCCAGTATTCCTCATGACTACTGCTGCTCAGGCCATCTCAGGTTTCTTTGTATGGACAGCTTTGCTCATCACCTGCCATCAG ATCTACATGCATCTTCGCTGCTATAGCTGCCCAAATGAACAGCGCTACATTGTTCGGATCCTCTTCATTGTGCCCATTTACGCCTTTGACTCATGGCTCAGTCTCCTGTTCTTCACCAATGACCAGTACTATGTTTACTTTGGCACAGTGCGGGACTGCTATGAAG CCTTTGTAATATACAACTTTCTCAGCCTCTGCTATGAGTACTTGGGAGGGGAGAGCTCCATCATGTCTGAGATCAGAGGGAAACCGATTGA GTCCAGCTGCGTATATGGGACTTGCTGCCTGTGGGGAAAGACCTATTCGATTGGATTCCTGAGGTTCTGCAAACAG GCTACCCTGCAGTTCTGTGTGGTGAAGCCCCTCATGGCGATCAGCACAGTCATCCTTCAGGCCTTCGGCAAGTACCAGGATGGTGACTTTGA TGTAACCAGTGGCTACCTCTACGTGACGATCATCTACAACATCTCTGTCAGCCTGGCACTGTATGCCCTCTTCCTTTTCTACTTCGCCACACGTGAGCTGCTGAGTCCCTATAGCCCAGTCCTCAAGTTCTTCATGGTGAAGTCTGtcatcttcctttccttctggCAAG GGATGCTGTTGGCCATCTTGGAAAAGTGTGGTGCCATCCCCAAAATCCACTCTGCCAGCGTGTCTGTGGGTGAAGGCACCGTAGCTGCCGGGTATCAGGACTTCATCATTTGTGTGGAGATGTTCTTTGCAGCCATCGCCCTACGTCATGCCTTCACATACAAGGTGTATGTGGACAAGAGACTTGATGCCCAAG CTGTTCCATCATATGGGCCATACG GTCGCTGTGCTCCCATGAAGAGCATCTCCAGCAGCCTCAAGGAGACCATGAACCCCCACGACATTGTCCAAGATGCGATCCACAACTTCTCCCCAGCCTACCAGCAGTACACTCAGCAGTCAACGTTGGAGCATGGTCCACCCTGGCGTAATGGCAGTCATGTTATCTCGCGCTCCCACAGCTGCTCAGGTGCCCGTGACAACGAGAAGACCCTCTTGCTGAGCTCTGACGATGAATTCTAG
- the TMEM184B gene encoding transmembrane protein 184B isoform X2 has product MIVMSDVTAAPRLGSTATTPAVAPNFSWMPEDGGPTAVEQPVFLMTTAAQAISGFFVWTALLITCHQIYMHLRCYSCPNEQRYIVRILFIVPIYAFDSWLSLLFFTNDQYYVYFGTVRDCYEAFVIYNFLSLCYEYLGGESSIMSEIRGKPIESSCVYGTCCLWGKTYSIGFLRFCKQATLQFCVVKPLMAISTVILQAFGKYQDGDFDVTSGYLYVTIIYNISVSLALYALFLFYFATRELLSPYSPVLKFFMVKSVIFLSFWQGMLLAILEKCGAIPKIHSASVSVGEGTVAAGYQDFIICVEMFFAAIALRHAFTYKVYVDKRLDAQGRCAPMKSISSSLKETMNPHDIVQDAIHNFSPAYQQYTQQSTLEHGPPWRNGSHVISRSHSCSGARDNEKTLLLSSDDEF; this is encoded by the exons ATGATAGTGATGAGTGACGTCACTGCAGCCCCCAGATTGGGGTCAACTGCCACCACTCCAGCTGTGGCTCCCAACTTCTCCTGGATGCCGGAGGATGGCGGCCCCACAGCTGTGGAGCAGCCAGTATTCCTCATGACTACTGCTGCTCAGGCCATCTCAGGTTTCTTTGTATGGACAGCTTTGCTCATCACCTGCCATCAG ATCTACATGCATCTTCGCTGCTATAGCTGCCCAAATGAACAGCGCTACATTGTTCGGATCCTCTTCATTGTGCCCATTTACGCCTTTGACTCATGGCTCAGTCTCCTGTTCTTCACCAATGACCAGTACTATGTTTACTTTGGCACAGTGCGGGACTGCTATGAAG CCTTTGTAATATACAACTTTCTCAGCCTCTGCTATGAGTACTTGGGAGGGGAGAGCTCCATCATGTCTGAGATCAGAGGGAAACCGATTGA GTCCAGCTGCGTATATGGGACTTGCTGCCTGTGGGGAAAGACCTATTCGATTGGATTCCTGAGGTTCTGCAAACAG GCTACCCTGCAGTTCTGTGTGGTGAAGCCCCTCATGGCGATCAGCACAGTCATCCTTCAGGCCTTCGGCAAGTACCAGGATGGTGACTTTGA TGTAACCAGTGGCTACCTCTACGTGACGATCATCTACAACATCTCTGTCAGCCTGGCACTGTATGCCCTCTTCCTTTTCTACTTCGCCACACGTGAGCTGCTGAGTCCCTATAGCCCAGTCCTCAAGTTCTTCATGGTGAAGTCTGtcatcttcctttccttctggCAAG GGATGCTGTTGGCCATCTTGGAAAAGTGTGGTGCCATCCCCAAAATCCACTCTGCCAGCGTGTCTGTGGGTGAAGGCACCGTAGCTGCCGGGTATCAGGACTTCATCATTTGTGTGGAGATGTTCTTTGCAGCCATCGCCCTACGTCATGCCTTCACATACAAGGTGTATGTGGACAAGAGACTTGATGCCCAAG GTCGCTGTGCTCCCATGAAGAGCATCTCCAGCAGCCTCAAGGAGACCATGAACCCCCACGACATTGTCCAAGATGCGATCCACAACTTCTCCCCAGCCTACCAGCAGTACACTCAGCAGTCAACGTTGGAGCATGGTCCACCCTGGCGTAATGGCAGTCATGTTATCTCGCGCTCCCACAGCTGCTCAGGTGCCCGTGACAACGAGAAGACCCTCTTGCTGAGCTCTGACGATGAATTCTAG